DNA from Patescibacteria group bacterium:
AGGCGGCAATACCCCATTCTTCACGTGTGAAGCCCTTAAATTTGTATAATCCAAAAAGTACTGCACAGCGTACACTTAAAAAAAGCGCTCCATTGATAATAAAGATTGGATTGCGCTTTACGATTCCATAGATAATCGTTGAGGTGCAGAGCGCTACAAAGAATAGAAACCACCGAGTTGAAAGCGACTCTCCGGATTTATTACGCCACACCATCACAGCTTGACTAAAGACCACGCCTACTTCTAGGATCGAAATAAGGGTAATAGTGATTTCCCAAAACAGCTTTGAATCAAAAAGTGCTTCAAGATATGGAATGTACACATCGCTAGTCTATTGACATATGTGCTATTTGTCAAGCATGTCATGAAACTTTTTTTAAAAAAAGCCCGCGATATCGCGTGGCTTATACTCTACAAATTCTGCGGAACACTTTTTTGGGGTAGCTGTATTTCTTCAAAGCTCCCTTCCGGAAGATCGAGTGCTTCCATGAATTTTTCAATTCCTTTTTTCGATGACATAATACTAAAAGAATTGCTTGACCGATACCCAACTCCGCTTGATCCGATATAGAGTCTGGCGCCTTTTCGTTTTACAAATACAAATGCTTCAATAGCGCGCAGTATACCGCTTGGTGTATGCTTTCCCGAGAGAAGATCAATATCAATATCGACACCAACAATATGCGCTCTCACAGTTTGTAGCGCACCAGCCATAGTAGGATGGAGTGAGTTGGGGTGAAGTAATGAGAATTCTTGAAGAGGCATACGCGACCAAAAAGATTCATCGGATACGTCCTTAAGAAAGTCTCTTACGATATCAAAATCTCTTTTGATTTCAGGGGTAGCCGCCGTTCTTGTCGATACCTCTCTCATCTTTTGTATGATCCCCTCCTTTAATAGTCGCACAAATGAAGGCTCTGGCGGGGTAATGCCGATTGTTGCAAGTTCCCTTTTCAAAAGTACAGTATGATCAATGGATTTCTTTTTCATGCTTATCCATTCTTCGAAGAAAGAGTATAAAAAAATGAGAAATGTGTCAATACTTTGCGTGATTTATTTTTTAGAAACGACGATCATGTGTTTTTGAATACCTTTTCGCTTCTGATGATCTCCGGTTGGGTAATCATTGATCGCTTTAAAAAAACGTTTTTCAGGATAACGGAAATGCTCACCTCGTTTTGTTCCGGGGTCATTCGTAATAAATTCTTTTGTTGCCTGGTCGTATCCAACTACAACGAGCATGTGGTGCTCAGGCCCCTGCCCAGTGTAATAGGGATTTTTGAGAATACGTCCATCGACTTGAATAAGAAGAATGGCGTCGCGGGCAAGTTCATGTATGAGATCCCCGATTGTTTTAATAAGTTTTGTCTGTGTGGCTGAATACGTATAATAACCTCTAATAAGTCGTACTTCAGTATCATGCGGAGAGGTGTCGACAAACGAACCATATTTTTTCTTTTGGAAATCGCTTAACGCAATAATTTCTTTTTGTGCGGCTGATCGTGTGAGTTTTTCATTCTGTACCCAGGTAAGAGCCATGATAACTGAAGCTTCCTCGCATCCATTCTGAAGCCGCGCATCCTTCCATTCGCCAAGGGGAGCCTGTGACGTAAAGGGAACGTTAGGGAAAAAAATTTCCTTTGCACTGACGTGCAAAGGTATTAGAAAAAGAAAACCAATAATACTAGTTATGATGAAGTGCTTCATGAGTATATAAGATACCAGATGAGGAGGATATAGTAAATGTATGATGGATCAAACTTTTGACATTAACGAATAGTTCTTTTAGTATTCTCGACATGTACATTGACCGCTACCATGGTAAGAAAGCATAGATTTTCTGCACGATTAGGTATCTCACTTTCTCTCGCATTTCTCTTCTCTGCATGCGCGGTGGTGCCAGTGCCAATTGCGTTACAGACTGTATCGCCAAGCACCACGCAGCAGACTGTTCAGCCGACGCTGTCACCAACACTTGCTCCATCTCCGTCACCGACGCTATCGGTGGTGCCAAGTGCTACGCCAAGCGTGCTTCCTACAGAAGCCCCCTTTGACTACGAACGCCTGAAAGGAATGACTCTTGGTTTTACCTATTCGCTGCCACATAGCATGTGGTTGTGTGAAGGTGGGCGATGCGATCCGCGCGGCCTCTTGCTGACACTCATTCAGGAGCTTGCTCCAGAGATTTTGCGCTACGAGCTCTACTGGAATTGGGCGCAAGACGATGGACCGAACTCACTTAAGCTTGACTACAATCTTGAGTGGCAACTCAGATACGCAGCGCAAGCAGGAATCAAAAAAGTCATTCTCTGCTTGGGAAGGAAGGTGCCGCATTGGCCGGAGTATCATATTCCACCGTGGGTTGCCAAGCTTTCCGAAGAAGAGCAGAAGCGCTATCTTCTGGCTTACATCGAGATGGTTGTCAAAGCGTATGCAAGCGATACACGAATTTCGCATTGGCAGCTTGAAAATGAGCTGTACTATGCGGACGGAAGTACGTTTGGTATCGGCAAGCCCTTTAGCGATCAGGAAGCATTCTTTGCGCAACAGGCGGAGATTATTCGCAAGTATGACAAGCTCAATCGGTCGATCATCGCAACAGTTTCCGGCGACAAAGGAGATTTTATCAAAACCGCAAAGAGCGCCAATATTCTTGGCTTTACGTTTTTCTCGATCTCCTATGATAACGGAGGATACGTAGAGCATACCTACGGCACTCCAAAAAGCGATTATGGCACTGCTGGTATGTTTCGAGCGAAACTCGCAGAGTCTGGGCTTGAAAGCTGGGACATAGAACACCAAGCAGAGACCTGGGCGCGAGAATCACTTCGAGATATTTCACTTGAAGAAGCCAGTAAAAGCATGAATCCGAATCGAGTGAAGCGGGACCTAACATTTGTGATGGACGCAGGAGTTACAACGGGTATATTCTGGGGTGCAGAGCAATGGAAGGATCTTGAAAGAAGGGGTGATTCTTCAATGCTTAACTTCATGAAAAAAATCTTTGCGGCAGCAAAGTAATATGCGCGACCCGTCTGGTGAGATGGGTCTTTTTATTTTCGAGAGATGTTGACATAGTGAGTTCTAACTTCTAATACACCATCCCCAGGTATTCTTGGATATTTATTTTTTATAAATGAAAGCCCCTCACTTTGAGAATAGGGGGCTTCCAACTGCAGTTGAGAAAAAGGTACTAATTAGAAACTTATGGTGAGTCGGGGGGAGATGATCAGCCCGACATCGGCTGATCCGCTCGCGAACGTGACGGTTGGTCCCATCCCGATCCCTACCCTCACGTTTTTCGTGAGAGAGACGGACGGAGCGACGAGGATAGCGCCAGAATGGGACGTAAGCGTGAGATTGGTCGAGTACGACCCGACCACGGCCACCCCTACGCCATTGCCGATAGGGAGTGCAATCCCCATCCCAGCTCCGGGTAGGATTACTCCGTTCGGTGTCACCGCCGCGCCAATCTCGCCGATGAGCGCTTTCCCGTCACCGACAGGGACGGCAGTGCCGATGGTCGTGTAGATACTCGTTTTGACCGATGATCCCAGTCTGATTCCCGGGGACACACTGACCGTAATGCTCGGTGTTGCCATTGCGAGGGCTAATCCACCGACGAGTGCGAAACTCATGACTTCCTCCTCTTTTTGTTTTGCATGCGATTATAGTATATCATATTTTATTGTATATGTCAATGGTGATAATACTAAAAAGTATTATAAATATAACTAATAATGCACATTATGCCATGATATGGTATGATTAATAATTGCTAAATGTATTATAATTATCTATAATAATAGTGTCATAAGAAATATGATAATGTAGCTATGCTTGAGAACAATCTTGAATCTCTGGGGCTTACAAAAAACGAGATAACTGTGTATCTCGTACTAGTTGAGAAAAAAAAATTAAAAGCAGGCGAAGTGATAAAAATAACGAAACTTCATCGGAACCTCGTGTACCAGGCATTAGAAAAGCTTGAACAGCGAGGGTTAGTATCAAAAATGATACAGAATAGTATTTTTGTTTTTGAAGCAAATCACCCTTCGCATTTGCTGGAATCACTTGATCAGCAGAGAATTATCGCACAAGAAGTTATTGACGAACTTAAGAAGCGTGAAGCAGGCGGACATCGTAATATTCGTGTGTATGATGGTATTGAGGGTATTTTACAAGCACGTAGACAGTCGCTTGAATTAAAGAGTGGAGAAACATTATATGCTTTAGGAGTTTTTCCGGTTTCTTCAGGTTTGGAATATAACAAAGAATGGGAGCGCTTTCATCAAGAGCGCGTAAAAAAGGAAATTAACTTTCGAGTTTTGTATGATCGAAAAACATCAAGCGAACATCTTTCATTAAGAAATACACAGGCCTTAACACAGGCGAGATATTTGCCATCGAATGTAAAATCCCCAGTTCGATTTGAAATGTATGGGGATGTGGTATCTATTGTGCTTCCCAAAAGCGGACCTGTTACATTTTCACTCAAATCAAAAGAAGCTGCCGAAGGGCTGCGAGAGTATTTTGAATATCTATGGAATCAAGAAGTGGTAGTTGAAAATGGAGTCGAAGCGATTGGCAATGCATTTTATGAGATGCTGGCCGATCTTGAAAAAGAAGAAGAGTATTGTGTTATTGGCGCATCCGATACTTTTCAGCAAATAATGTCATCATCATTTTTTACGGCCTATCATACACTACGAGTTGCAAAAGGAGTTCGCGTGCGCATGCTGACTCGCGCCGACTCTCTGGATCTTGTGCGAGAGAATAGTATCCGTGCTGGTGACACAGAAGGAAGGCTTAGTGAATTTCGCGTGATGAAAACCGGGCAATCTCTACCTATTCAGATAAATCTCTATGGCAAAAAAACCCTTTTGATTATCTACGGCAAAAACCCCTGTGTGATGCGTTTTGATCGCTCAGACGTGCATGATTTGTTTCAGAATTATTTTAACGAACTATGGAATCAAAAAACGCAGACACTGAACGGTTTTGATGGGATACGGCAGTTGTGCCAAAAGGTGATTGATGAAAAGAAAGACCTCTACCTTATTGCTGCAAATGGACATCTTTTGCGGGACCATAAGGAATTTTATGAAGAATTTACTAGCCAGCGTGTACAGCATTCGATCAGTCTTCATGCGATTGCAATCGAGTCTGTACGAGGAACGCCTTTTGCTTCTCTGCCACGTGCGCACTTTAAATACCTTTCAGAGGATTTTGGAAGCCCGATGGTTGTGTGGATTTTTGGAGAAACTGTGGCGCATGTACTCTTTCAAAAACCGGAAATTGTTTTTCTGATCACCGACAGCACTGTTGCGTCGTACTACCGGAATTATTTTAAAGCCCTTCAGGATCTTGCATCGGAATAAAAAAATCTTATACAGAGCCTTGACCTTTTCAATACCAACGATACACTCAACAGCGAGTACCTTGTCAATGAATAACACGATACGTATTAGTATTGTATCGGTACTTTGTGCCAATGCGCTATCAGGATGCTTATTGAATATACGAGAATGGACGAAAGCAAAAATCGTGATTACTGAAATACCCCTTGTTCCTTCCGAAGGAGTCGTTGGTGATGATGGTTGGCTTGAAGCGAAAAGACTTAAGATTATCTCCAATCAAGATACATCACTCTTTTCACTGAGATTTTCGAAGCGCAGCCTTTTTCAAGATGATTCATCTCTTCGAATTCCTTATGACCCCATACCTGAATGGTCGATGAGTCGCGGAGCTCTTGTGGTGAATAATTTCACACAGGAAGTTGTTGATTATCGGCAGGGAGGATTTACTTTTTATAAGGACATTGAGCTTGCAGCGCATCGCGAAACAATGGTATCACTGGAAGTACGACTCTTACCTGTTGAAGACACGGGATGGATCAGTTTCTGTGTAAGTGGATATTCTCATCCTGATGATGGTGAAGTTACTGATCTGAGCTTCTGCAGTAAACCATTTATCGTCCATCCAAGAAGCCCTGACAATAAAAAGAAAGAACCTTTGTCGCTTTAAACCTCCAACTCAGGAGGTCTTTTTATTAACATAAACACCTCCTTTCAGGAGATGTCTTTGTGGTGTGCCATCATGGAGGATGTTGGACCTGCATTTGAGTGAAGAGCTAGTAGTATGATTAATATTCCAGATCTTCAATCTACGTCATGTTTTTCAAAAATAACTTAATCTCCATATAGTTTTTAAAACGAACTATCTTTTTCTCTTTTGGCTGTCTTGCGAGAATACTTTCAATTCGAAGAGCATTGTTCTTTGGAAAGTTCCAGATAAATTTTAAAAATTCGAGATCAAGGACTTCGTCGCATCCATTTGCTGCATCGGGTCGTGTTTTTTTGTGAAACATGATTCTTCGCTTGATGACATTCCACAGACACTGCCAGACAGGAAAGTCGAAGTAAAAAATCGTATCAGCATCTTGTATCCAGTGTTCCATTGAGTTGGTGTAATTGCCATCGATAATCCACCGATCCCTAGCTATCGCCGCAAGCACTTTCTTTTCAAAAACTTCTTTTTCTTCCTTAATCCACCCTGGTTTCCAAAAAAGTTGATCTAAGTGAATCACGGGAATATGCAAGTGATCGCTGAGTTTTTGAGCGAGCGTGCTTTTGCCAGAACCGCTTATTCCGATGATAAGTATTTTTTTCATACATTCTATTATACGTAATTTCTCCATAAACAAAAACACC
Protein-coding regions in this window:
- a CDS encoding C39 family peptidase — encoded protein: MKHFIITSIIGFLFLIPLHVSAKEIFFPNVPFTSQAPLGEWKDARLQNGCEEASVIMALTWVQNEKLTRSAAQKEIIALSDFQKKKYGSFVDTSPHDTEVRLIRGYYTYSATQTKLIKTIGDLIHELARDAILLIQVDGRILKNPYYTGQGPEHHMLVVVGYDQATKEFITNDPGTKRGEHFRYPEKRFFKAINDYPTGDHQKRKGIQKHMIVVSKK
- a CDS encoding helix-turn-helix domain-containing protein, whose translation is MLENNLESLGLTKNEITVYLVLVEKKKLKAGEVIKITKLHRNLVYQALEKLEQRGLVSKMIQNSIFVFEANHPSHLLESLDQQRIIAQEVIDELKKREAGGHRNIRVYDGIEGILQARRQSLELKSGETLYALGVFPVSSGLEYNKEWERFHQERVKKEINFRVLYDRKTSSEHLSLRNTQALTQARYLPSNVKSPVRFEMYGDVVSIVLPKSGPVTFSLKSKEAAEGLREYFEYLWNQEVVVENGVEAIGNAFYEMLADLEKEEEYCVIGASDTFQQIMSSSFFTAYHTLRVAKGVRVRMLTRADSLDLVRENSIRAGDTEGRLSEFRVMKTGQSLPIQINLYGKKTLLIIYGKNPCVMRFDRSDVHDLFQNYFNELWNQKTQTLNGFDGIRQLCQKVIDEKKDLYLIAANGHLLRDHKEFYEEFTSQRVQHSISLHAIAIESVRGTPFASLPRAHFKYLSEDFGSPMVVWIFGETVAHVLFQKPEIVFLITDSTVASYYRNYFKALQDLASE
- a CDS encoding AAA family ATPase, whose translation is MKKILIIGISGSGKSTLAQKLSDHLHIPVIHLDQLFWKPGWIKEEKEVFEKKVLAAIARDRWIIDGNYTNSMEHWIQDADTIFYFDFPVWQCLWNVIKRRIMFHKKTRPDAANGCDEVLDLEFLKFIWNFPKNNALRIESILARQPKEKKIVRFKNYMEIKLFLKNMT